The genomic segment CGCTGTGGATGTCGACGGCATCGACCTGGTGCTCTGGGCGGGCTCGGCGGAGTGGGACGTGCCGTTCTGGTCGCCCGCCGCCCACGTGGCGGGGGAGCTGGGCATCACCGGCGCGCACTGCTTCGAGGTGGCCAACTTCTGCAACGCGGGCAGCACCGCCCTTCAGATCGGCCTGGACCGGCTCGCCCTCGGGCGGGCCGGGTCCGTGCTGGTGGTGATGGCCGACCGGCTCAGCACCATGCTCGACCAGGACGATCCGATGTCGAAGGAGCTGTTCAACTTCGGCGACGCGGCGGCGGTGGCCCTGCTCGGCCCGGACCCCCTGTTCACCGTCCCCGCGTCCCGGATGCGCACCGACCCGGACTGGTCGAGCTACTACCACGGCGAGTACCGGGACGACCGGCTCGTGATCCGCCGCGAGGCACACCGCTCCGGTCTGGCGTCGGCCTACGTGGCCAACTTCACCGCGTTGACCGCCGATGTGCTCGACGCGCTGGGCAGGACCGTCGACGACGTCGACTGGTTCCTGATCAACCACGGGGACCGGGACATGCACGTACGACTGCTGGGTGAACTCGGCATCCCGGGTTCGCGCAGTGTCTTCAACTACGACCACCTCGCCCACATGGGAGCGTCCGACACGCTGATCGCGCTGCGCGGTCTGCTCGACGACGACGCGCTGCGGCCGGGCGATCTGCTGCTGCTGGCGACCAGCGCCATGGGATTCAGCTGGGGGATCACCGCCCTGCGTTACGAGGGTGGCGGCCACGACGGACCGGGAGGCCGGCGATGAAGCACGATCCGTATGGAACCGGGGTACTGAGCAAGGACATCCCCTCGGAGAGCGACCGGCTCGCCGAGCTGGAGCAGGCGCTGGACCCGCTGAGCCGGGAGGCGATCGAGGCGCTGCCGCTGCCGGTGGACGCACGCTGCCTTGACCTGGCGGCCGGGCGGGGATCGATCTCCTACTGGATGGCGGAACGTTTCTTCAGGGGGCGCGTCACCGCGGCCGACATCGACCCCAGATATCTGGACGGGACCCGGGCGCCGAATCTGGACGTGGTCACGTTCGACGCCAGGGAGGAGGAGTTCCCCAAGCACTCGTTCGACCTCGTCTACACCCGGTCGGCCCTCAAGCACATCCCCGAGCGCGAGGAGGTGCTGGCCCGGATGCGTGACTGGGTCAGGCCGGGAGGATGGATGGTGGTGGTGGACGGCTACTGGTTCCCGTCGGACGAGAGCGCCCACCCCGAGTGGTCGCGGGTGGTCGACGCGGTGGTGCGGCAGATGGAGTCCCAGGGCGGACTGATGCGCTGGACACGGCAGTTGCCGTCGCGGATGGTCCGGCTCGGGCTGACCGACATGTCGGTGAAGCTGGCCCCCTCGCTGAGCGGGTGGGACGGCTGGGGGGCGCAGCACCACGAATGGCTGCGCTCGACCGTGCACCAGATCGGGCCGAGCCTGGTGGAGAAGGCGTTGCTCACCCAGGAGGAGCTGGACCGGTTCCTGGCCACCCCGGACAGCCCGGAGATGGCCGAGTGGTTCGGACTGGTCGCCGCCGTGGTGGGGCGCGTTCCGTGACCACCGTGAGGCGGTCGGGCGAGATGGTCCTGCTCGGACACGCCGATCTCGACGCCTGTCTCCGTCTGGCGGAGGACCGGGACTGGCCCCCCGAACTGCGGGCGTGGTCGCTCCTGTTGGAGTTCGGCGAGGTGTACGGGGTGCGCGACGACGCGGGCGGGCTGGCCGCGACCGTGTCGCTGCTGCGCTACGGCCCTCGCCTGGCCACCCTCGGCGCCATGCTGGTGGCCAGGAAGCACGCGGGCCAGGGCATGGGCGGGCGGCTGCTGCGGCAGGTGCTCGACCGGGTCACCGCGGACTGTGTCTGGCTGACCGCCACCCCGCAGGGCGTCCCGCTCTACTCCGGCGCCGGGTTCCGCGCGGTGGGCCGGCAGGTGCGGTTCGAGGGCGTCCCGGACCCGACCGGCCCGCTGACCTCGCGCACCGCGTCGGTCGCCGACCTGGCCGGCGCGGTGCGGCTGGACGCGAAGGCGTTCGGGGCGGCCCGGCCCAGGGTGCTGGCCTATCTGCTGGCGGTGGCCGAGGAAGTCCGGGTCGTGGACGGCTGCAACGGGATCGCGGGCTACGGGGCGCGGTGGAACGGCGTCGACGCCGACGTCATCGGCCCGGTGGTCGCCACGTCGGACAGGGTGGCCACCACCCTGCTGTCCGACCTGGTCGGCGGCGCGGTCCGGCCGGTGCGGGTGGATCTCGATCCGTGCCGGACGGCGTTGACGTCATGGGCGGTCGGGCACGGCCTGCGCGCGGCGGGCGGCACCGATGTGATGGTGTTCGGCGGTGAACCACCCGGCGAGCGGCACCTGTTGGTGGCCTCGGCGACCGGGGCCGTCGGCTGATGAGAACGACTCGATCCAGCGGGGCGGATGCGCAGACGCTCAATTACAGTACGCGTAATGACCCCATGATGACGGGCGTCACTGTCTCGGTGATGGCCGCGAGCGGAGCTGGGGGGCTCATTGTCCACGACCCGATTACGCGTCTTCCTCGACCGGCTCGGTTGGCCGCCGGAGAGGCTTGCCAGGGAGATCAACCGCAGGTGCGGCGAGGGCACCATCAGCCCCAAGGCCCCGTACCACTGGCTGAAGGGTGCCTATCCGCGCCGCCAGATCCCCTGTGCGGTGGCCGAGATCCTGTCCGAGCATCTGCGCGAGCGCATCGACGTGAGCGTGATCTGGCCGGACGGCCTGGCCGAGGCGGCCGCACCGTCGGTCGCCGAGCCGGAGCCCGTACCGCAGTCCGTCGCGTACGACACCTCGGACTACACGCCCGTGGTGAGGGATTCGTGCGGGTCACTCACCATGGCCAGGGAGGTGGCGGCGACCAACACGGACGAATCGACGTTCCAGCAGCTCGACCTGGAGCTGCTGGCCATCGGGCAGTCGTACGCGCATGTGCCGCCGGTCTCGCTGATGCACCGGGCGACCCTGCTGCGCGACCGGGTGGCCGAGTTGCTGCGCGGGCAGCAGCGGCCCAACCAGCGGGTACGGCTGCTGGCGATGGCCGCCCAGAGCTGTGCGGTGATGGGCTGGATGGCCAGTGACCTCGACGAGCGCAAGGCGGCGCAGAACCACCTCACCGCCGCCTGGGACCTGGCCGACCTCTCCGGCCAGGCCGGTGCGCGGAGGTGGGTCCGCACCGCGCAGTCCCGGGTGGCCTACGCCATGGGGCACATGGTGGAGTCGGCCGAGATGGCCGCCGACGGCCTGACCCACCCCTCGGAGAACTCCGACGCGATGCTGCTGCTCCAGCGGGCCATGGCGCTGGCGGCGGCGAAGATGCCCGGCGAGGCGGAACGGGCTCTGGCCGCGTGGCGGAGCCTGCGGCCGGTGGCACCGGGGCCTGCAGCGCACCCGATGACGGAGCCGCCACCGGACGTCCAGGCGTGCATGGCGGGCACGGCGCTGGTGCTGCTGGGACAGGCGTCCGACGCGCTGGACGAGCTGAACCGGGCACTCGAACTCTTCGACGCGTCCCCGCCGGGCAAGCGGTTCCTGTCGGTCGAGATGCTGGCGCACATCCAGCTCGCCCGCTGTCACGCCGCTCTCGGCCACCCGGATCTGGCCGCGGCCGTCCTCGCCCGGGTGCTGGAACGGGACGAGGACGAGCTGACCGTGATCCAACGCACCGCACTGGCCGACGCACGCGCGGAGGTGTCGCGGGTGATCCGCGCCCCCCGGCAGACCGGCGCCCTGGCCGGCCGGATGGCGGGCACCGCCACCTGACCGGGCGCCGGACCGCC from the Streptomyces sp. AM 4-1-1 genome contains:
- a CDS encoding 3-oxoacyl-[acyl-carrier-protein] synthase III C-terminal domain-containing protein, with the protein product MTVHGLVDLEVALPGGTVDIGEVAARAGVPLADALRITHCRRFPALGPGERSVDVALHAARTLLKRTAVDVDGIDLVLWAGSAEWDVPFWSPAAHVAGELGITGAHCFEVANFCNAGSTALQIGLDRLALGRAGSVLVVMADRLSTMLDQDDPMSKELFNFGDAAAVALLGPDPLFTVPASRMRTDPDWSSYYHGEYRDDRLVIRREAHRSGLASAYVANFTALTADVLDALGRTVDDVDWFLINHGDRDMHVRLLGELGIPGSRSVFNYDHLAHMGASDTLIALRGLLDDDALRPGDLLLLATSAMGFSWGITALRYEGGGHDGPGGRR
- a CDS encoding GNAT family N-acetyltransferase → MTTVRRSGEMVLLGHADLDACLRLAEDRDWPPELRAWSLLLEFGEVYGVRDDAGGLAATVSLLRYGPRLATLGAMLVARKHAGQGMGGRLLRQVLDRVTADCVWLTATPQGVPLYSGAGFRAVGRQVRFEGVPDPTGPLTSRTASVADLAGAVRLDAKAFGAARPRVLAYLLAVAEEVRVVDGCNGIAGYGARWNGVDADVIGPVVATSDRVATTLLSDLVGGAVRPVRVDLDPCRTALTSWAVGHGLRAAGGTDVMVFGGEPPGERHLLVASATGAVG
- a CDS encoding class I SAM-dependent methyltransferase, translated to MKHDPYGTGVLSKDIPSESDRLAELEQALDPLSREAIEALPLPVDARCLDLAAGRGSISYWMAERFFRGRVTAADIDPRYLDGTRAPNLDVVTFDAREEEFPKHSFDLVYTRSALKHIPEREEVLARMRDWVRPGGWMVVVDGYWFPSDESAHPEWSRVVDAVVRQMESQGGLMRWTRQLPSRMVRLGLTDMSVKLAPSLSGWDGWGAQHHEWLRSTVHQIGPSLVEKALLTQEELDRFLATPDSPEMAEWFGLVAAVVGRVP